Proteins co-encoded in one Bos taurus isolate L1 Dominette 01449 registration number 42190680 breed Hereford chromosome X, ARS-UCD2.0, whole genome shotgun sequence genomic window:
- the LOC112441485 gene encoding ARL14 effector protein-like: MSEQAEKSSSVRERPARQSSPEKPSEKELKQMKCLDPQLKRLSFQNPWPQVANFNPEVRQQIKKGQMAKKNELVPEKREVNKYDEKGRLTFNKADLCDCLDEGCLGCFYPCPKCKSTKCGPTCRCNRRWAYDTIVDENGEVISKMPFDLSD; encoded by the coding sequence ATGAGTGAACAAGCAGAAAAGAGCAGTTCCGTGCGAGAGAGACCTGCACGTCAAAGTTCTCCTGAGAAACCGAGCGAGAAGGAACTGAAGCAAATGAAATGTTTGGATCCGCAGTTAAAACGGTTGTCATTTCAAAATCCTTGGCCTCAGGTAGCCAACTTTAATCCTGAAGTAAGGCAGCAGATAAAGAAAGGGCAAATGGCAAAGAAGAATGAGCTTGTTCCTGAAAAACGTGAAGTCAACAAGTATGACGAAAAGGGCAGGCTCACCTTCAATAAGGCTGACCTGTGTGACTGCCTTGATGAAGGCTGCCTGGGTTGCTTCTACCCGTGCCCCAAGTGTAAGTCCACCAAGTGCGGGCCCACTTGCCGCTGCAACCGCCGCTGGGCCTACGACACGATAGTCGATGAGAATGGGGAGGTCATCAGCAAGATGCCATTCGACCTCTCAGACTAg